One stretch of Nicotiana tabacum cultivar K326 chromosome 18, ASM71507v2, whole genome shotgun sequence DNA includes these proteins:
- the LOC107831623 gene encoding uncharacterized protein LOC107831623 codes for MDTKILFGGKVVVLGGDFRQTLPVVRSGKKDEFIQESLLCSDIWNQLEKLRLSVNMRARTDPAFCEYLMKKGSEKEKTNWQGFYASPCNMSSTSSRVIMTTTNNFVDEINDMLITQLLGDSTTYVAFDETTKTNDQSQYEDFLHSLHPAGLPPI; via the exons ATGGATACGAAGATACTATTTGGTGGGAAAGTTGTTGTTCTTGGTGGTGATTTCAGGCAAACTCTTCCAGTTGTTCGTAGTGGAAAAAAAGATGAATTCATACAAGAAAGCTTGCTATGTTCTGACATTTGGAATCAACTCGAAAAATTGCGATTATCAGTAAATATGCGAGCGAGAACAGATCCTGCTTTTTGTGAATATTTGATGAAAAAAGGGagcgaaaaagaaaaaacaaattggCAAG GTTTTTATGCATCTCCTTGTAATATGTCTTCTACATCTTCTCGTGTTATTATGACAACAACAAATAACTTTGTTGATGAAATAAATGATATGCTCATAACTCAATTATTGGGTGATTCTACGACATATGTTGCATTTGATGAAACTACTAAAACAAATGATCAAAGTCAATATGAAGATTTTTTGCATAGCTTACACCCTGCTGGTTTACCCCCCATATAA